From the Phyllobacterium sp. T1293 genome, the window ATCAGCGCAAGCCGGGTATCGGTCCGCTATCCGGCTGGCGCGATACGGATGGAACCGGTGAGGGGCGTGGAACGCCAAACCCCGAGCAGCTGAAAAACTATGTCGGCAATGGTGCCTTCTGGATGAAGCACATTCCGGAGGAAGCGCTCTATTTCAAGCATCACAATGCGGCGTACCAGCAATTCGCCATTGATACGGGTTTTTTCGATACGCCGCAGCCGGTGACGATCCAGCTCTATGTGGAGACGCTGCAAAAGTTCCGACTGTCAGCACAGGGTGTGCGCAAGCCCGTCGCGCCGGAGCAATATCGCCAGCGGTTGCTCGAGTGTTTTGATCCGCTGCCCCTATGGTATCGCCCGTTCGAGGAGCAGGGTGTCGATACTGATGCTTTCCCTTATCACGCGATCACCCAGCGCCCGATGGCGATGTATCATTCATGGGGCTCGCAAAATGCGTGGCTGCGGCAAATCCACACCAAGAACCCGCTTTATGTCCCCGGCGGCATTTGCGATGAGCTTGGTTTGAAGGATGGCGATTGGGTATGGGTGACTTCCCATCATGGCCGGATCAAATGCGAGATTGCGCGCACGGATGCGGTGAATGGCAAGACCATGTGGACATGGAATGCCATTGGCAAGCGCAGCGGCGCATGGGCGCTCGACAAGAACGCGCCTGAGGCTACCAAGGGTTTTCTGCTCAACCATCTCATCCATGAGTTGTTGCCGCCGAAAGCCGACGGCATGCGCTGGTCGAATTCGGACCCGATTACGGGGCAGGCCGCTTGGTATGATTTGCGCGTGCAGATTGAAAAGGCTGAGGCCGGTGAGGCCATCAGCGAGCCGCATTTCAGCACGCTCAAACGTCCCGGCAGTCAGCCCGCGCCCGTCGATGTATTGCGCTACGGACAGGAGTGGGCGAAATGACCAGCCTTCCGCAAACCCGCAGCACGAAAAAGCTTGGCCTTGTAATTGACCTTGATGTCTGTGTCGGCTGCCATGCCTGTGTTATCAGCTGCAAGGAATGGAACGCCGGCGCCTATGGCAATGCGCTATCAGATCAGGACCCCTATGGCGATGATGTCTCGGGCACCTTTCTCAACCGTATTCACAGTTTTGAGGTGGTGCCCGATGGCGGGCAGGTGATTGGCGAGGCTGGCGATGCGCGGGTGGTGCATTTCCCGAAATCCTGCCTGCACTGCGAGGATGCACCCTGCGTTACCGTCTGTCCAACCGGCGCCTCCTACAAGCGCGCCGAGGATGGCATTGTGCTTGTCGATGAGGACAAGTGTATCGGCTGCGGTCTCTGCGCGTGGTCCTGTGCCTATGGCGCGCGCGAGATGGATCTGGCGGCGGGGGTGATGAAGAAGTGTACCCTGTGTGTCGACCGCATCTACAACGAGACCCTGCAAGAGGTGGACCGCGTACCGTCCTGCGTGCGCACATGCCCAGCCAATGCGCGCCATTATGGCGATCTTGGCGATCCATCGTCCGAGGTTTCGATCATGGTTGCCGCGCGGGGTGGTTTTGACCTGATGCCGGAGCAGGAAACCCGGCCGACGAATAAATATCTTCCGCCACGCGCCCGCACCTCATTGGCCAGTGCTGCACCGATGATCCCGCTTGCCGAGAATACAGAAGGCGCACGCGGGTTCTTTGCCTGGCTCGATAAGACACTGGACCGGATTTGAGAATGATGTTGAGTTTGCAGTTGTTCATCCCCCTTGTGGGGGGTCCGAAGGACGGGCGAGACCCGTGGCTTGCCCCGGAGCCCTACAGGGCAGAGGGGGGTGAACGCCCAAGGCTGTCACCAATGCATCCAGCTTCTCGGTTGCACGATAGGCCCGTGGTTCGACAGGCTCACCATGAGGGAGAGTGTGGATGCAAAAGCTAATCACCAACGTTGCAAAACGTGGCTCCCTGCCACCCACAGTCGTCCCTCATGGTGAGCTTGTCGAACCACGCGTGATGCTTTTGCAGGCTTCACATCTGCCATCCTCGAGGCTGTCACAAATGCATCCAGCCTCTCAGTTGCACGATAGGCCCGTGGTTCGACAGGCTCACCATGAGGGAGATGGGTGGATGCAATGCTGATCGGCAACCTTGTAGAACATGACTGCCCGCAACCCACAGTCCTCCCTCATGGTGAGCTTGTCGAACCACGCATGATGCTTTTGCAGGCTTCACATCTGCCATTCCCAAGGCTGTCATAAATGCATCCAGCCTATTCCATCATCATCTTCACCACGCTGTCAGGTCTTGGTTATGGCCTTGCCGTCATTCTGGGTTTGGGATTTCTCGATCCATCCGCATTGCCAACCAAAATTGCCTACATCACGGCGCTGGCGCTCATCTGCATTGGTCTTCTGTCATCCCTGTTGCATCTGGGTAATCCGCAGCGGGCGTGGCGGGCGCTGAGCCAATGGCGATCAAGCTGGCTATCGCGGGAAGGTGTGATGGCGATTGCCACCTTCGTTCCACTAACGTCAAACGCCGCACTTTGCCTGTTCATGAACCGGCAGGACACGGTTCTAGGCCTGATCACTGTTTTCGGGGCTATCATTACCGTTTACTGCACATCGATGATCTATGCATCGCTCAAAACCGTGGATTCATGGCATACGAAACTGACGCCGCTGTGTTTTTTGCTGTTTTCGCTGGCGGGCGGTTTGCTTCTCGGGGCACTGTTTGCGGGAGGTGGCAATGTCTTGCCACTGCAATTGCTGGCGGTGCTGTTTTTGTTGCTGGCGCTTGTTGCAAAGATGATCTGGCGCAAGCGCGTAAGGACGCTTGTTTCCCTGTCAACGCCGGAAAGTGCCACGGGCCTGGGCGGCATCGGCAAAGTGCGGCTGCTGGAGCGGCCCCATGCGCTTGATAATTATCTGACGCGGGAAATGGGTTTTCGCGTTGCGCGCAAACACGCGCAAAAGCTTTGGGTCATCGCGTTTATCAGCGGGATTGTGCTGCCAATTCTGGCGGCGTTCATTGCCATGGCCATTGGCGGTGGTGCATTGAGCACCTGCCTGATGGCCATGGGCGTGCTTGCACATATGCTCGGTCTGTTCGTTGAGCGCTGGCTGTTTTTTGCCGAAGCGAAACATGCGGTGATGAATTATTATTAGGCGTTCCAGCGCTTGTGGAACCACATCCACTGGCCGGGATATTCGCGCACCCAGCTTTCCACCTTGTCATTGACCAGCTGAACCGTGCGGGCAATATCGACGGCACCGGTTTCATCGCGTGGCAGTTCCATCTTCTCTTCCAGCTCCAGCCTGAAACGGCCACCGGGCAGGCGGACGCAGCGCGCGGGATAGACATCGCAATCATACTGTCGGGCGAGCTTTGCCAGCAGCGGGTTGGTCTTGCAGGGGCGATCAAAAAAGGTCGAGGGCAGGCCGCGATGAAATTTCTGGTCAACCAGCATGCCGACATTGCCATTGGTATTCAAAACGCTGGCAAGCGACCATGCGGCGCCGGCTTTTGACGGAACAAGGTGGCCCATATTGGTGCGGCGCGCGCCAAGGATTTTCTTGGCAACATAGGGATTGTTCGGCGGGCGGAACAGCGCTGTGACATTCAGGTCAAACGTTGCGGCGCAAATGGGCAGAAGCTCGAAATTGCCGGTATGGGCGGTGAAGAAAATATGCGGGCGGTCGCTCTCGTCGCGGATGCGCTCAAAGATTTCGCGGCCCTGAACCTCAATCAGCCCCGGCGTGTCACTGTGCGGATCATAGTCAAAAATCGCGTCGAGGAAGACATATTCGGCGGTAAGGCGCGCCATGCTGCCCCACATATCGCGGGCGATCAGCTGCAATTCCTCCTCCGGTTTTTCCGGATAGGCTTTGCGCAGATTGATCATCGCCACGCGGTGGCGCCCCATCAGCGGTCCGATTTTACGTGCCGCAGCGTCGATGAAATTGGTCGCAGCTTCCGCCGGTAGCAACCGGAGGACGCGCAATATGCCGAAAATGACATGAGCCGATAGCCAGTAGTTGAATGTCTTCAACTTCTGGCTCCAGCGGA encodes:
- a CDS encoding 4Fe-4S dicluster domain-containing protein, with product MTSLPQTRSTKKLGLVIDLDVCVGCHACVISCKEWNAGAYGNALSDQDPYGDDVSGTFLNRIHSFEVVPDGGQVIGEAGDARVVHFPKSCLHCEDAPCVTVCPTGASYKRAEDGIVLVDEDKCIGCGLCAWSCAYGAREMDLAAGVMKKCTLCVDRIYNETLQEVDRVPSCVRTCPANARHYGDLGDPSSEVSIMVAARGGFDLMPEQETRPTNKYLPPRARTSLASAAPMIPLAENTEGARGFFAWLDKTLDRI
- a CDS encoding dimethyl sulfoxide reductase anchor subunit family protein, which translates into the protein MHPAYSIIIFTTLSGLGYGLAVILGLGFLDPSALPTKIAYITALALICIGLLSSLLHLGNPQRAWRALSQWRSSWLSREGVMAIATFVPLTSNAALCLFMNRQDTVLGLITVFGAIITVYCTSMIYASLKTVDSWHTKLTPLCFLLFSLAGGLLLGALFAGGGNVLPLQLLAVLFLLLALVAKMIWRKRVRTLVSLSTPESATGLGGIGKVRLLERPHALDNYLTREMGFRVARKHAQKLWVIAFISGIVLPILAAFIAMAIGGGALSTCLMAMGVLAHMLGLFVERWLFFAEAKHAVMNYY
- a CDS encoding lipid A biosynthesis lauroyl acyltransferase, giving the protein MNLKFKLALFRWSQKLKTFNYWLSAHVIFGILRVLRLLPAEAATNFIDAAARKIGPLMGRHRVAMINLRKAYPEKPEEELQLIARDMWGSMARLTAEYVFLDAIFDYDPHSDTPGLIEVQGREIFERIRDESDRPHIFFTAHTGNFELLPICAATFDLNVTALFRPPNNPYVAKKILGARRTNMGHLVPSKAGAAWSLASVLNTNGNVGMLVDQKFHRGLPSTFFDRPCKTNPLLAKLARQYDCDVYPARCVRLPGGRFRLELEEKMELPRDETGAVDIARTVQLVNDKVESWVREYPGQWMWFHKRWNA